The region TAATTTAAGAGCAAAATTGAAAAGTTATGCAGGTATACCTCCATTTAAATGAGAAAATTCGAATCATGACAATGATGAACAATTTGTCGCATTTTAAACTCAGAAATATTATCAGAAATAATGAGCTCTTCTTCAATAATAATACCAGAATACCTGCATAACATTTCTGATAATATTTTACGTTACCCAGTTAGGCAATTACTATACATTTTGGATTGTTCTTTGAGCAATTTACCAGAATACGAGATGTTATGATATTTCAGCAAGcttaatttgattttatatttcTTGCTGGTGTTGCGCGGCTTCTAGGATGTAAATATTGTCTCACCTccacacccccccccccccccctccctCTCTCTTTGGAATGCTTCTGTCATGATTCATTTTCGAAATACTATGCTCTTTGACCTCGACAGGAACTTGTAGAGCTGGAAATAATCCGAACCTCATTGGGAATTAAGGAGCAAAGAAAGGGCCGACAGAGCTTAGCAGCAATGGTTGAGGTATGGTGGTCCCTGGTCGGAGCAGCTGTTCCAGTCTTGATTGCAGGTCAAGCATTTAGAATGAAGGCAAAATATGCTGAGGAGCAAAGAATCAAAAGTGCTCGAGGCAGGGAGAAGACCGCGGATGACATTTTTTTGTGTGAGAGAGTTTGCACTTCAAAGAGAATATTGAATAAAGTTGGAGCATTCTCCAAGGATCCAATCCCCGATACTTGTGTCACGGTATGTGGTGTTTCTGAGCTGGATGCTTGCTCCGATGCTTGTGCTCGAACTGTGTGCATCAACCAACACCAAGTGCCTAATTGGAATGATGTTTGCCTCCGAAGGTGTCAGAGCGAATGTCTCAAAATATCCGCATCTCGGTCCTCTTGATGTATCTTTATGCAGTTGAATGTTTTTCACTTTTCATCGGAGATGCCTAAATGGTTCAATTCCCATGATGTTTTAGCATAAATCTTTATAATTTT is a window of Primulina tabacum isolate GXHZ01 unplaced genomic scaffold, ASM2559414v2 Contig332, whole genome shotgun sequence DNA encoding:
- the LOC142534099 gene encoding uncharacterized protein At5g64816-like isoform X2; translation: MVEVWWSLVGAAVPVLIAGQAFRMKAKYAEEQRIKSARGREKTADDIFLCERVCTSKRILNKVGAFSKDPIPDTCVTVCGVSELDACSDACARTVCINQHQVPNWNDVCLRRCQSECLKISASRSS
- the LOC142534099 gene encoding uncharacterized protein At5g64816-like isoform X1 codes for the protein MQELVELEIIRTSLGIKEQRKGRQSLAAMVEVWWSLVGAAVPVLIAGQAFRMKAKYAEEQRIKSARGREKTADDIFLCERVCTSKRILNKVGAFSKDPIPDTCVTVCGVSELDACSDACARTVCINQHQVPNWNDVCLRRCQSECLKISASRSS